The segment ATCTGCCGCGTCGGCGCCCGCAGGGCATGGAGCACGATATTCACGCCGATCTTCTCATCGCCGCGGGCCTTTTCGCGAACCTTGGTCACGGCGGGAATTGCCCGCAGGAAGGCCACGCCGCCGCCGGGAACCACACCCTCTTCGGCCGCCGCCTTGGTGGCGTGGAAGGCATCATCGACGAGGTCCTTTCGCTCCTTGACTTCGATCTCGGTGGCGCCGCCAACGCGAATGACGGCCACGCCGCCGGTCAGACGGGCAAGCCGCTCCTGCAACTTCTCCCGATCGTAGTCGCTCGTGGTTTTCTCGATCTGGCTGCGGATCTGCTCGCAGCGGGCCTTGATCTCCGTCTTCTTGCCCGCGCCCTGGATGACCGTCGTGTTGTCCTTGGTGATGACGACCTTCTTGGCCGAGCCCATGTCCGAAGCGGTGACGTTCTCGAGCTTGACGCCCAGGTCCTCGCTGAGCAGCTTGGCCCCGGTGACCGTGGCCAGGTCGCCGAGCATGGCCTTGCGGCGATCGCCGAAGCCCGGCGCCTTCACCGCGCAGCACTTGAGCACGCCGCGGATCTTGTTGACCACCAGGCCCGCCAGCGCCTCGCCGTCGACGTCCTCGGCAATCACCAGCAGCGACTTGCCCGTCGTGGCGATGCTCTCCAGCACGGGAACAAAGTCCCGCAGGTTGGAGATCTTCTTCTCGTAGATGAGGATCGCGGGATCCTCGAGCACGCACTCCAGCGTCGACGGGTTGGTCATGAAGTAGGGCGAGATGTAGCCCTTGTCGAACTGCATGCCTTCGACGACTTCCTTCTCCGTCGTCAGGCTCTTGCCTTCTTCGATCTCGACCACGCCCTCCGTGCCGACCTCCGCGAGCGCCCCGGCCAGCAGCTTGCCGATCTCCTCGTCGCCGTTGGCGGAAATCGTGGCGATTTTGGCGAGGTCGTCGTTGCCTTTGACCTTTGCGGAAATCCCCTTGATCGCTTCCACCGCCGCGGCCACGGCCGCATCGATGCCGCGCTTGAGCGCCATGGGATTGGCACCCGCGGTCACCGACTTGAACCCTTCGCGGAAGATGGCCTCGGCCAGTACCGTGGCCGCCGTCGTTCCGTCGCCGACAACATCGCTGGTCTTCGAAGCCACCTGGTTGATGAGCTTGGCCCCCATGTTCTCGAAGGGCTGGGGCAGCTCGACTTCCTTGCTCACGCTGACGCCGTCCTTGGTCACGCGCGGCGACCCGAAGGACTTCTGGAGGATGACGTTGCGCCCCGTCGGACCCATCGTCACCCGTACCGCGTCAGCCAGCTTGGTCAGCCCCTCCAG is part of the Phycisphaerae bacterium genome and harbors:
- the groL gene encoding chaperonin GroEL (60 kDa chaperone family; promotes refolding of misfolded polypeptides especially under stressful conditions; forms two stacked rings of heptamers to form a barrel-shaped 14mer; ends can be capped by GroES; misfolded proteins enter the barrel where they are refolded when GroES binds), whose product is MAKQMMFSQDARQRVLEGLTKLADAVRVTMGPTGRNVILQKSFGSPRVTKDGVSVSKEVELPQPFENMGAKLINQVASKTSDVVGDGTTAATVLAEAIFREGFKSVTAGANPMALKRGIDAAVAAAVEAIKGISAKVKGNDDLAKIATISANGDEEIGKLLAGALAEVGTEGVVEIEEGKSLTTEKEVVEGMQFDKGYISPYFMTNPSTLECVLEDPAILIYEKKISNLRDFVPVLESIATTGKSLLVIAEDVDGEALAGLVVNKIRGVLKCCAVKAPGFGDRRKAMLGDLATVTGAKLLSEDLGVKLENVTASDMGSAKKVVITKDNTTVIQGAGKKTEIKARCEQIRSQIEKTTSDYDREKLQERLARLTGGVAVIRVGGATEIEVKERKDLVDDAFHATKAAAEEGVVPGGGVAFLRAIPAVTKVREKARGDEKIGVNIVLHALRAPTRQIASNAGEDGDVIVEQILEKTGSHGFDARKREFCDMVKSGIIDPAKVSRVALENAASISGLLLTTEVLVTELKDDGKKIEHAVR